Within the Marasmius oreades isolate 03SP1 chromosome 10, whole genome shotgun sequence genome, the region GTATGTTTTCTATCTCTTTCTTTCAAGAATACTAATCACGGTGATCACACCAGTGGCTGCAAGACCAACTCATCATCTTTATGGCCCTTGCTGAAGGTTATTCAGAGATTCTCTGTGGCCGAGGAGGGTTGACGTTACACACAAAGTACGGAATATTGTTTCAGGTCCTGGAGTATATGGCTAATAGGGCAACGACAACAGAACAGCAATCTGGGTAATGGAACAACTGACAGACGCAAAGTTTGCTATCGAAGAGACAACTGATGGGCGGACAATCATACGCTGTAAAGGCATTGGTTATAGAGTGTCGACGCACCAATAGATGCTTTTCTTTCAACGACTACTCCAGTTAAGGGATTAACGACTTCGCCATTTCTATTTAAAACGCGAGAAGAGTCATGAGATTGCATTCTGTTGGCACGGTCCGATGCGGTGACATGCAGACGCATGGACACACTCCATCGTCCCATGGTCGATGGAATAGCTTCTGAAATCTTCCTCGATGAAGTTCCTGCTACTAGGATCGGCTTTGGTCATTCTTGCGTCGAATAGCATCGTAACTGCACTCTTCGAACCGCACTTCGTTTCGTTTGGGCCACCTCCTGATACTCAGAATGCACTAAAACTGGATTCTGTACCCTCCATCTATGTGGATGCCCAGGATTTCCCTGGCATTCATATCGCAGCAGAAGCCCTATCCAAAGACTTTTCAAACGTTACCGGAGTCGAACGAGCATCTACCATCGCTTCCATCATCAAGTTCAACGTTTCCGCCGATAACGAGCTACCACCGGGGAAATCAAGCTCTGCCATCATCATTGGAAGTATAACATCCCCACTAATCAGATCCCTAGTCCAATCCGGGAAGCTGAACGATACTGTTCACATTGAGGGTCAGTGGGAAACGTTCATGACTTCCGTCGTCGACGATCCTGGAAACGGTATACCTGCATCCCGAGCATTGGTCGTCGCTGGGTCCGACAAGCGAGGGACTATCTTTGGAATCTATACCCTCTCTGAGCAACTTGGCGTCAGTCCGTGGTACTGGTGGGCCGATGTACCAACTCTCCAACGTACAGAACCCATATTCGCCCTTCCTACCATGACAATACACGGACCTCCTTCCATCAAATACCGTGGCATTTTCATCAATGATGAATCTCCGGCCCTTGCCAGTTGGGTGCAAACCAATTTCTCTCCAGCAAGCAGGAAGTTTGACACGGAGTTTTACAAGAGACTATTCGAGTTGTTGTTGAGGATGAAGGCCAACTACCTCTGGCCAGCTATGTGGCCTTCGTTCCCGCCTCCCGGAAACTCCTTCTTTGTGGATGATCCGTTAAATCAGGTTACAGCGGACCTGTATGGGATCGTGATGAGTACTTCGCATCAAGAGCCCATGCAGCGTGCCACAAATGAGTGGTTGGTCTCTGGGAGAGGCCGGTGGAACTGGGAGGTGAACAAGGACAATGTGACACAGTTTATGAAGGAAGGAGTCGAGAGAGCAAAGGAGTGTGGATGCGAGAGTTATGTGACCGTTGGAATGAGGGGTGACGGTGATTCCGCCGTTGAAGGGAGTAACCCTAAGGCAATTCTGGAAGATGTGCTCGCGACGCAGAGGCAGCTCATCAAGAGTACATATGGAAACGAAACTGGGGTTAGGCAGGTGTGGGCGTTATACAAGGAGGTGCAGGCAATATATGAGTCGGGGTTGCAAGTTCCGGACGACCTTACGTTATTCTTCTCAGACGATAACTTTGGAAACATTCGAAGATTGCCTACAGAAGCGGAAAAGGCGAGGTCCGGAGGTAGCGGTGTAAGTACGGGGAACGCCTCCACCTGAAAGTATCCCTAACGCTCGCATGATAGATATACTACCACCTGGAATACGTTGGTACTCCAAGGTCGTACAAGTGGATTAACACGAACTCGCTGGGGAAGGCACAATTCCAGTTGTCGACCGCCCAGCAACGAGGGGCAGACCGGATTTGGGTGATAAACGTCGGGGACATCAAGCCGATGGAAACACCGCTCTCTATGATCATGACGATGGCGTATAACGCGTCCGCAGTCACGGCACAGACCATCCCAGACTTTCTACAGGCTTACGCTTCCCGGGAATTTTCGTCTGCATCCAAAGAGGACCAGAAGGAGATAGCGGATCTGTTTCTGGGGTATTCGAGGTTGATGGGACTTCGAAGGCATGAGCATGTAGAGCCGACAACATACTCTATATTGAATTACAGGGAAGGCGAAAGTTTCGTTGGAGCATGGGAGTCGCTGTCGCACCGAGCAGAAGCTGTCAATGGAAGGCTGCAAGAAGCCTGGAAACCGGCTTTTTTCCAGCTAGTTCTACACCCAATAAAGGCTTCGACAACATTCTTTTCCATCAAGATAGCTCAAGGAAAGAATGCGCAGTACGCTAACCAGAGACGAAACTCTGCGAATGACTGGGCAGCAGAGGCGTTGAGACTGTTTGATGAAGATCACGATCTGGAGGAGGAGTTCGATACAATTTTGAATGGAAAGTGGGCTCATTTGATGAGACAACCGCGCTACGGATTTACGAGCGATTGGAGGCCACCCTACAGGGATGCCCTGATCAGTTTGTCGTATGTGCAATTGAGACAGGATAGTATACCTGCGGTGGGCCAGATGGGGGTGTCTGTAGAGGGTACTGTTGGTCCATTACCAGGCCTTTTCAACGAGGGCTCTGAATTGGCGATGCCCTCGAGAGGCGTGCTGCAACCGGGTGTCACATTGCCGTCGATGGACCCATATGGTGCACGCACAAGATGGTTCGAGATGTATGCGAGGGGCAGATCTGAATTGGAATGGTCCGTACAAGGTGATGAGGAATGGGTAAAGTTGACACCCACGAAAGGCCGCCTCACGAAGGGGAACTGGGATAACCGAGTGGAAGTGAGCATTGACTGGGATCGGGTACCAGAGGGGTTTAACGAGACGACGTTGATCCGTGCCAATTCGACTGCCGGTGATTATGAGGAGGTCCATCTACCCGTGCTAAAGTTGAACGTTCCCGCTGGATTCTCGGGTTTCGTCCAAGGAGATGGGTATGTATCGATGAATGCTGCACATTTCACTAGTAATGGCGAACAAGACACCGTGGCTTACCGGGAGGTGCCATATCTCTCCCGCTCAATCAATGGAACTGGTGCAGTAGGATTGTTCCCAGCGACCGCGAATCTGTCGTCGTTTGGGCCGTGGCTCGAATACAAGTTCTACTGGTTTACGACGGATAAAGACATTTCAGCCACATTATACTTTACCATGGCTCTCGATACGGATCCCAATCAGCCGATGCAATTCGCGGTAGCCCTTGACTCGGCGGCACCAGACAACAGTGTACGACTTGTTGCAGCCCCTGCTCAGGTAGGCGACCTACCCAAAGACTGGACGGATGCAGTGCAAAATCTGGTTTGGAAAAGGACGGTACAGCTTGGAGACATTTCTGCAGGAGAACATACGGTTCGGTATTGGGCGAGTAAACCGGAGATTTTGCTGGAAAAGATTGAGATTGCAAGAAGCGGGAGTAGCCGAACCAGTTACTTGGGGCTGCCCGAGAGCACACTAGTATGAGTAGCAAGACCCGAATAGCTCTATGGACGTGGGTTCACATATATAAGTGTTCAATTGGTGTACTACACAATGGCTTTTGTCCTTTACGTAGCGGTCCGCAAATGATTATGTAATCGAACCGTGAGTCTACCTCGTCAGCGTCCGACCTTTCTTCCCTCGTCGTTCTCGTCGTCCTCGAGCCATCCCTTGCCGTCACTGAAAACCGGTCTCGACTGCCTGACACGATTGGGCCCTCAAAATTAGCAACAGTTGGTCCTTCGCGGCGCTCGTTGACCCCATCTTCGAGGACCTCGCATATGGACAGCGCCCCAAATTCCACCAACATCCACACCATCGTCAAGGCACAAATCGTATTTCTTCTCTCTACCCTCACAGAGGACAATTTCGAACGTAACCAGCTGGAGATTCGCTCTCTTTCAGAGCAGCATGGCATAGAAACCTATCTTCACTTCATTCGCCGCCTCATCGTCCATTCCCACTCGAACTCTTCGTCGACGCTCACCTTTCGTCTTCTTACCCAAGAGATCCACCGTATTTCTCGAGATCCTTTCCTAGCTGACCGTTTTCGTGACGGTATTGACAAAGGCGAGGGCGAAATTTTCAGACATTTCGATCTAGTCCGATTCCTTGATCGCGTGTCGCTGCGCCCTTTGGAACGCCTCGTCCTCGCCGCCTCTATCGCTTCAGGCTCCACAAGAAAGGACCTTGTAACGCAGGCCACATCCATTATTCAGAACAACGTCGAGTTTGAAGACGCCGTCCTGAGCCTCTGccacaacccttccttcgaCCACGCAGACCTTTCCCCTCATCAGGTCGCAAAACTCATGTCCAATCTTCTCTCCGATCTCCCACAAGAGTCACCTGTCCTCGACCAGTCTCAACGACAAGCTCTCATCGTTGCTGCACAGACAAAGTATGGCCAAGAGACGGTTACTCCCATCCTACAGCGGATATTCCCTACAATGAGGTAAGCTCTATCATGTCCGCCAGAAACCTTCTAAATGAAGATCCCATCCAGCGTCCCTCCCGGCACAACTTTAATACAAGTTCTTCTGCAACTCGGTCCCGACATTACCAACGACCCAGATGTAGTCCGCGCATTATTTGTTCGTTTTGGTATCTCCGACACAAGCCCTCCACGAGATGAACAAGTCATCGAAATTGTAGCCACTCTCAGTCGGAAAGCCACCGAGGGCGCTACATTATGCGATGTTCCTGCTTTAATACGTGCTTTCAGTAACTTCGTAAGTTTCTCTCGTTGGCTGTCATTGAGATACGAATCCTCAGGTCGATGTCCGCCAGCATTCCTCCATTAATTGGGCCAATGTCATCAAGTCATTCGATCAACCAGAACGTCATGGCATCGACACGCCTACTCTCAAACTCCTCATCGCCATCCTCCTCAATAGCCCCCGTGACACAGATTCGCATGCAGTGACAGGTTTCTGGTCAATCTGGTCCAACTCCCTCTACCAACTCCGCCTCCTCGACGCCCTTCTTTCCCTACCTGCCGATACCTTTAACTTTGTTCATCTTCCCGGTCAAAGAATCGTCACGCTAGACGATGTTGTTGTCGCTAGCCCGACAATCAAATCATTGGCAGCCAATGTTCAGGGTCATACATGGAATTCTTTGGACCTTTTCCAAGTCTTGGTACGCATGGCCGACTccgaatctacggaaatcCGAAACGTTGTTAGGGATATGTTGGATAAGGCAATAAAGATCAGCGCGGAACTGGTACACATGGGGTTGCTACAGGTCCCGGTACGTTTTTCACTCTTTGTCTCCTTTGTCCCCTTCCATTTGCGACTGAAGATCAACTTTGTTATCAGGATGCCCCGTGGAATGAAATTCGCTTAGAATACTCCCGGAAACTTTTGGCCATGTTTTTAGCTGGCCATACCAACCATCAGCTTGTCTTCATGAGGATATGGCAGGTCGACCCTGCCTACCTTGCAAATGCGTTCCGCGATTTTTACGAGGAGAATCAATTAAACATCACTCGCATCCTAGATGTGGCTCAAGACTTGAAGGTGGGCGGCACACTTTATTATCGAGCCGACCAATTAACACTTCTCCTCAGATCCTTGAGTCATTGCTGGAGGTCAGGCCTTTTGCTTTTGCTCTAGACCTCGCTTCCCTCGCTTCTCGGAGAGAGTATTTGAACTTGGACAAGTGGCTGATCGACAACGTTGCAGCGCACGGTGCGGAATTCTTGCACGCTGTCCTGGCGTTCCTTGAAGAAAAGATGCAAGTCGAGAAAACCATGCGCATCGCCGATCCGCCGCCAGAAAGTCGAACCATGACTCTCGGAGTCAACACCATTACCATCATTCTACGGATGTTGAGGGCTAAGTGAGTCTTTATTAGCTAACATCTAGGTGACAGTAATTGATGAATCCCATCTTACAGTCAGAACCAGATGGACGCAGACGATCAGCCATTCTGGAATGACGTGAAAAACCACTGCCTACAGGTTTACCCGCGTTTGATGAGCATGATTCTTGGTTCTGACGTAGAACCTGGTTATGCGGTGATCAACTACTCAGCCGAGATCGAGTCAGAGGTTGACAGCATCTACAGGCAGATGTATGATGAAAGTACCTCTATTGACGAAGTCATCTCGATGCTCCAGCAATACAAAGCCTCTGACAATACACGCGATCGTGAAATTCTCGCCTGCATGCTCCACTTCCTCTTCGACGAATACAAATTTTTCCAATCCTCATACCCCATGCGCGAGCTTCTGATGACCGGCTATCTATTCGGATCCCTCATTCAACACAAGCTTATCGATTACATCTCCCTCGGCATCGCAATCAGATACATCTTGGACGCCCTTGACTGTCCACCGGAGACTAACCTATTCAAGTTCGGAATCCAGGCTTTGTCCCAGTTTGAATCTCGTTTACAGGAGTGGCGGCCCTTGTGCGAGGCTTTGGCCAGGAATGCCAATCTTGCGGAGGCACGGCCAGACCTTGTAACCGTCTTGCAAAGGTACCTGGCATCGACGACTGATGGAGGACAATTAGATGCCCGGCCTGCTTCACTGGCATCTGAAGCTGTTTCGCCTGTGTTCACTGCGATTCAACCGGACCCAATTGGAGGGGAGATGGAGCAACCACCGGAAGAGTTGTCCGACAAGATCCTTTTCATCATCAATAATCTCGCACCCAGCAATTTCAATGCCAAGCTTTCGGAGATGCAAGAGTTGTTCGTagatgactacgcaaggtgGTTCGCCAATTATCTGGTCGACCAGCGAATCAGCACCGAGCCAAATAACCATTCCCTGTATTTGCGTTTCCTTGACGCACTTGACAGGAAGCCATTGCACATGTTCATTCTGCATGAAACGCTTGTCAAATCGATGAACCTTCTGAACTCCGAGCGGACCTTGAGTTTGGGGTCGGAGCGTACCATGCTAAAAAACGTCGGAGGTTGGCTTGGTTCCATTACGCTCGCGAAGGATCAACCCATCAAGCATAAAAGTATTTCGTTCAAAGACATTCTCACAGAGGGGTATGATGCAGGCAGGACTATCGTCGCTATTCCCTTTGTCTGCAAAGTCCTCGAAGCAGGGTCCCGTTCGAAAGTATTCCGACCACCGAATCCTTGGCTCATGGGAATCATGAGTCTTCTGGCGGAATTATATTTCTTTGCAGATCTCAAGCTAAATTACAAGTTCGAAATCGAGGTGTTATGCACAAGCTTGGACATTGACTTGGATTCAGTGGAACCCAGCGCGGTTCTGAGGAACAGACCTACCGTTGATTCTTTGGCCGGACCTCCCTTACCGGAATATGTGGAAGACATCAACTCCTTGCCTATGGGAGGTTACGATCCTGTGTCTGGACAGCCCCCTTCTCAAAGCGACTCTCAGCAAGTACTGGGATTGACCGGGAGTGCTTCGGATCCCACGACAGAGCTCGGCCCCCTCATCGAAGCGATTCTGAACAATCTCGAAAGAAGTGTGCAGATCAACCGGCAGTTTTCGTCGTTAGATAACAGCCCGTCTTTCAGAAGGTCAGTTCAATTCGCAGTCTATCGTGCCGTTAGGGACATCATTTCGCCTGTGGTGGAAAGGTCTGTGACGATCGCGGGAATTTCAACGAGAGAGTTGGTTGCGAAGGACTTCGCTACAGAAGCCCACGAGGAGAGGTTGCGCAAGGCTGCACACTCCATGACACagaaacttgcaggaagtctGGCATTGGTTACTTGCAAGGAGCCGTTAAAGGTCAGCCTCGCCTCTAATATTAGAACTTTGTTGCTCGAACAGGGCTTTGCTGAGGTAGGGTTTTCGGGCAGCTTACCGTGGGTTTTGATCGTTGATGCCTCGAATCCAGGTCTCCCAACAAGCCAACCTGATCGAGATTCTGGTGTCTGATAACCTGGAACTCGCGTGTGCGGCCATCGAAAAGGCTGCAATGGAACGCGCCGTGTCGGATGTCGACGAGGCATTTTCGGCTGCTTACGAGTCGCGTCGGCGACACAGAGAGGTAAGATTCAAACCTGTAATCTGGCGATGGATTCTTATGTCTTGTGTTTGAATCAATGCAGACCCGTCCTGGCCAAACTTATTGGGACTCAACTTCTCAGCCATCCACCTTCGCCATGTCGCTCCCCGAACCTCTCAGGATCAAGGCCTCTGGGGTGCAACCTGTTCAAGTCTCTGTGTATGAAGCATTTGGTAAGTCCCTATCGTTTCTCAGCTACCTTGTTAAACCGATCTTTTCAAAGGACCCCGCAAGGATACTATACAAAACCTCACTATGATAAATGCTAGCAGACCAGGCTCGACCATGCCTATCCACATTCCTGGCATATTCCCGCCTTCGCCTGCACCTCCTGATGCTATGAACATCACTGTTGGTCACCAAGAAGCCATGGAACGATTCCAAGTCATGGTTCGTGACCTTGAAGCATTGATCACACAACTTCCGATCCAGTCGTTGGTTCCTCTCCCAGTCAATCATGACGTTCGATTCCTTATCCGCAATATCCTAACATTGGCCGACAATGCTCATGAACGAGGACGCACGCCACTGGCAATGTCCCAAAAGATCGTGCAGTTATTGTACAAGACGCCAACCAATCTCGGACGTGAAGTCTTCGTGGCTTTGCTTGAAAGCCTCTGTCGCTCATTCGACGAGGTCGCGAAAGAAGCTATTACGTGGCTTCTGTACGCTGAAGACGAAGTGAGTGATTCACCCCACTGGCTGCCTTTTACAGACATGCTTACATATCTACATAGCGAAAATGGAACACCCCCGTAACCTACACTCTGTTGAGAAGTCAATTGATCAGTGTGTCCCCGTTGGATCAACAGCTTGCCAAAATGCTATTTATGAACCCTCGACCAAACTTGATGGACTATGTCGCAGGCTTGATTCGGGAATGCTTGACCAGCGAACCTCCCGTTGCTACCCAAAATCAATTTACGTTCTCCATCGATGTACTGACAACTCTCTCTGCGAACGGAAAAGCCAACGAAGAGTGAGCTTTTTAATGTTACATTTGCCGTTGTTATTTACCCGATTGAGTAGGGTTGACAAGTTGATTGACGACCTCCGGGGTGTCAGACGAGGGACCATTCGTCAACCATCCACCAAACCTGGAGTAGAAAACACCAAGGAAAAGTTGTACTTGAGCTTCCAAGGATGGGTCAACATATTCCAACGTTCCCATTCTCCCGAGAGGAATTTCGTTACTTATGTAACGCAGCTCACTCGGTTAGGTTTCGGAAAGGAAGACGAGGTTTCGTTACTCTTTTTCCGGGTCTGTGCGGAGTCCAGTGTCAACCACTACATGAAGTGCCTCGGCACAGAAGATTATGGTAGTGCCTTCATACAATTGGATGCCATGTCGCGTCTGATCGTCCTAATGATCAAATACCACGGTGATGCTTCGGGACATAATGAACAAATGAAAGTTCATTATCTAACCAAGATTCTGTCTATAtttgttctcgttctcgcaAACCTACACGAAGAACAAGGGCCCCGGTTCCAGCAGAAGCCCTTCTTCCGATTCTTCTCTAGCTTAATCAATGATTTCCATGCAATTGAATCGGCTCTTGGGACTGCATACTTTCATCTCTTGATTTGTATCAGGTGCGGATCGTCTTTTTCACGCTTCAAGCCGTTTCGCTGACAGCAGTGATATCTAGCGATGCCTTCAGCTCATTGCAACCTACCCACTTCCCTGGATTCTCGTTCTCCTGGATGTGTCTGATATCTCATCGATTGTTCATGCCTAAGCTGTTGCTCTCAGAGAACAGAGAGGTATGTTATGTTCGTTCCGCTTCAACTATCTTGAGCCGTCTAATGAATGATCCTTAAGGGATGGTCCGCTTTCCACAAGCTCCTGTTGTCCCTCTTCCGCTTTTTGGCGCCGTTCTTAAAAGATGCAGATCTCCAACCTGCAGCTCGAGACCTATACCGAGGAACATTACGTCTACTCCTCGTCCTTCTCCACGACTTCCCCGAATTCCTCAGTGAATATTATTTCACCCTGTGCGACGCTATTCCCGCTCGGTGCATTCAACTCCGCAACATCGTCCTTAGTGCTTTCCCGCGTACTATCGTTCTCCCTGACCCTCATCTCCGTTCTGTTTCTCTCGAAACCATGCCCGAAATGGGCCCCATTCCCCCCATCCTTTCTGACTTTACCTCCAGCTTGAAGAACTCTGATATTCGGGGCAATCTGGATCAATACTTGCTAAACCGGGGAGCTACCTCGTTCTTGATGTCGCTCAAAGAAAGACTACGACTCCCTAATAGCACCGAAGGAGCAACCGAAGGTTACAACCTCTCGCTAATAAACTGCCTTGTGATGTACATTGGAGTCTCCTCTGTTGCCCAAGCAAAGGCCAGAAGCGGTAGCTCAGACTTTATCTCTACTGAACCAGGTGTAGTTGCTCTACAGTATTTGGCCAACAATATGGACGTCGAAGGTGCGAATTATCAGTCTTCACGTCCTAACTTTTATTCATATATCTTTCCAGGGCAACACCACCTTCTCAGTGCAATGGTCCTTCATCTCCGATATCCCAACGCCCATACCCATTGGTTCAGTGcgctccttctccatcttttcAATGAAGTACAGGACGATGTCTTCAGGGAGGTCATGACGAAGGTGTTGCTTGAAAGGTTTATCGTGCACCGTCCTCACCCATGGGGTGCCCTGGTTACATTCATCGAGCTGCTCAGGAATTCAAAATATGACTTTTGGAGCAAAGAATTCGTTCGGATTGCCCCCGAAGTTACAATGCTTCTTGAAAGCGTAAGGATCAGCTCAAATTTACGTTTTGTTTGGTGATATCTGAACAAAGATCATACAGGTTGCTACATCAATCCTCCAAGAGTAGACCAATGCCGATGCTTCCTTCTTcggtttttctccttctgtCCGTGCCTCGTCTTCTCTAGTTTATTGTCTTTCTGCTATCTGCACATATATCTCCTCGTTTATTTGGGTTAACTGCCTCTTTACTGCACGCTGTATTGTAACATTTATTGTCCGCCCCTTTCAAGCGTTGAAAGGTGTAAAAAATACTGTTCTCAACTCAAAACAAGAGTAGACACATGCCAACACTTGCCTAAATTGCACAAACAAGTGCGCTGTACTGCTGGTGACGTTACTCTCACGCTAAAGCTTTGACGGTGTAATCATGATTGGAAGTTGCTGACTGGTGAGTTTAGTCAACCCTCTGATGATTGATTGGATGTCATATTTTGTTACGAGCACGATAATCTGTTATGAGACGTGCATCTCATATAAAAGGTCTCCTACTCTTCGCTCTACTCGCAATATTTCTCAGACTGCTACCACTGCCGATACACTCGCGAATTCTGACCGGATTTCTCCCAAGGATCATGCTGAACACCATCCCAACTACTGAGGCTGGGTGGCGGGCTTCCCTTGACGCTCTTCCTGCTACCCCCGACAATATCCCCGCGTTTTTCTTCGCCCATGGATCCCCGATGCTTGCATATCCCAACAGCAGCACAACTACCTCTGCCCGCGCTGGAATCCAAGCATGGCAGGGTCCGACCGGACCGCTCGCTAACTTCCTCCGAGATTTTGGTCCGACATTGTTGAAGAAGTACAATCCAAAGGGTATAGTGGTATTCAGCGCCCACTGGGAAACACTGGGGGAAAGGCTGGTCACAGACTACGGAGATGAGAATCCTCTCTTGATGGACTATTACGGATTCCCGGAAGCACTTTATCAGTTAAAATTCAAGTCTCGGGGGGACTCGACGTTGACCAAGAGGGTGGTACAGCTTTTCAAAGACGTGAGTCCCAAACTGCCTTTGCCCTCGCCATTCCTTACTTATTCTCGGTTCAGGCTGGGTACCTGACACGTACTACGACGAAACTGGAGCCGAGAGGCGAAGATGGAAGAGGGTTCCCCGGGCCTGGCCTTGACCACGGGGTTTTCGTCCCGTTCCGTATTATGTTTGGAGAAGAATTCACCGATCTTCCCATCGTGCAAGCATCTATCGACGCTAGTATGAGCCCTGAAGGTAATTGGAAGATCGGCAAAGCAGTAGCAGAACTCAGGAAAGACGGTATCCTAGTCCTTGCTGGCGGACTTCCGATACACAACCTGCGGGATTTTTCTTGTTTTCACCCTGATACGGCCCAACCCCTATATCACGAATTTCACAAAGCAATCGTCGATGCTGTACAAATACCTGAGGTATGACTGTCACGACGTGTCGTTCTCCAACAAGCAGGATTGACCGTCAATGAATGTTACAGGACGAATCGCGTAAGCGTGCACTGATGGCTCTCACTGCGCACCGCGGTTTTCGGCTCGCAAATCCCAGAGAAGATCACTTTGTACC harbors:
- a CDS encoding uncharacterized protein (BUSCO:EOG092600SK); the encoded protein is MDSAPNSTNIHTIVKAQIVFLLSTLTEDNFERNQLEIRSLSEQHGIETYLHFIRRLIVHSHSNSSSTLTFRLLTQEIHRISRDPFLADRFRDGIDKGEGEIFRHFDLVRFLDRVSLRPLERLVLAASIASGSTRKDLVTQATSIIQNNVEFEDAVLSLCHNPSFDHADLSPHQVAKLMSNLLSDLPQESPVLDQSQRQALIVAAQTKYGQETVTPILQRIFPTMSVPPGTTLIQVLLQLGPDITNDPDVVRALFVRFGISDTSPPRDEQVIEIVATLSRKATEGATLCDVPALIRAFSNFHSSINWANVIKSFDQPERHGIDTPTLKLLIAILLNSPRDTDSHAVTGFWSIWSNSLYQLRLLDALLSLPADTFNFVHLPGQRIVTLDDVVVASPTIKSLAANVQGHTWNSLDLFQVLVRMADSESTEIRNVVRDMLDKAIKISAELVHMGLLQVPDAPWNEIRLEYSRKLLAMFLAGHTNHQLVFMRIWQVDPAYLANAFRDFYEENQLNITRILDVAQDLKILESLLEVRPFAFALDLASLASRREYLNLDKWLIDNVAAHGAEFLHAVLAFLEEKMQVEKTMRIADPPPESRTMTLGVNTITIILRMLRANQNQMDADDQPFWNDVKNHCLQVYPRLMSMILGSDVEPGYAVINYSAEIESEVDSIYRQMYDESTSIDEVISMLQQYKASDNTRDREILACMLHFLFDEYKFFQSSYPMRELLMTGYLFGSLIQHKLIDYISLGIAIRYILDALDCPPETNLFKFGIQALSQFESRLQEWRPLCEALARNANLAEARPDLVTVLQRYLASTTDGGQLDARPASLASEAVSPVFTAIQPDPIGGEMEQPPEELSDKILFIINNLAPSNFNAKLSEMQELFVDDYARWFANYLVDQRISTEPNNHSLYLRFLDALDRKPLHMFILHETLVKSMNLLNSERTLSLGSERTMLKNVGGWLGSITLAKDQPIKHKSISFKDILTEGYDAGRTIVAIPFVCKVLEAGSRSKVFRPPNPWLMGIMSLLAELYFFADLKLNYKFEIEVLCTSLDIDLDSVEPSAVLRNRPTVDSLAGPPLPEYVEDINSLPMGGYDPVSGQPPSQSDSQQVLGLTGSASDPTTELGPLIEAILNNLERSVQINRQFSSLDNSPSFRRSVQFAVYRAVRDIISPVVERSVTIAGISTRELVAKDFATEAHEERLRKAAHSMTQKLAGSLALVTCKEPLKVSLASNIRTLLLEQGFAEVSQQANLIEILVSDNLELACAAIEKAAMERAVSDVDEAFSAAYESRRRHRETRPGQTYWDSTSQPSTFAMSLPEPLRIKASGVQPVQVSVYEAFGPRKDTIQNLTMINASRPGSTMPIHIPGIFPPSPAPPDAMNITVGHQEAMERFQVMVRDLEALITQLPIQSLVPLPVNHDVRFLIRNILTLADNAHERGRTPLAMSQKIVQLLYKTPTNLGREVFVALLESLCRSFDEVAKEAITWLLYAEDERKWNTPVTYTLLRSQLISVSPLDQQLAKMLFMNPRPNLMDYVAGLIRECLTSEPPVATQNQFTFSIDVLTTLSANGKANEEVDKLIDDLRGVRRGTIRQPSTKPGVENTKEKLYLSFQGWVNIFQRSHSPERNFVTYVTQLTRLGFGKEDEVSLLFFRVCAESSVNHYMKCLGTEDYGSAFIQLDAMSRLIVLMIKYHGDASGHNEQMKVHYLTKILSIFVLVLANLHEEQGPRFQQKPFFRFFSSLINDFHAIESALGTAYFHLLICISDAFSSLQPTHFPGFSFSWMCLISHRLFMPKLLLSENREGWSAFHKLLLSLFRFLAPFLKDADLQPAARDLYRGTLRLLLVLLHDFPEFLSEYYFTLCDAIPARCIQLRNIVLSAFPRTIVLPDPHLRSVSLETMPEMGPIPPILSDFTSSLKNSDIRGNLDQYLLNRGATSFLMSLKERLRLPNSTEGATEGYNLSLINCLVMYIGVSSVAQAKARSGSSDFISTEPGVVALQYLANNMDVEGQHHLLSAMVLHLRYPNAHTHWFSALLLHLFNEVQDDVFREVMTKVLLERFIVHRPHPWGALVTFIELLRNSKYDFWSKEFVRIAPEVTMLLESVATSILQE
- a CDS encoding uncharacterized protein (CAZy:GH115): MKFLLLGSALVILASNSIVTALFEPHFVSFGPPPDTQNALKLDSVPSIYVDAQDFPGIHIAAEALSKDFSNVTGVERASTIASIIKFNVSADNELPPGKSSSAIIIGSITSPLIRSLVQSGKLNDTVHIEGQWETFMTSVVDDPGNGIPASRALVVAGSDKRGTIFGIYTLSEQLGVSPWYWWADVPTLQRTEPIFALPTMTIHGPPSIKYRGIFINDESPALASWVQTNFSPASRKFDTEFYKRLFELLLRMKANYLWPAMWPSFPPPGNSFFVDDPLNQVTADLYGIVMSTSHQEPMQRATNEWLVSGRGRWNWEVNKDNVTQFMKEGVERAKECGCESYVTVGMRGDGDSAVEGSNPKAILEDVLATQRQLIKSTYGNETGVRQVWALYKEVQAIYESGLQVPDDLTLFFSDDNFGNIRRLPTEAEKARSGGSGIYYHLEYVGTPRSYKWINTNSLGKAQFQLSTAQQRGADRIWVINVGDIKPMETPLSMIMTMAYNASAVTAQTIPDFLQAYASREFSSASKEDQKEIADLFLGYSRLMGLRRHEHVEPTTYSILNYREGESFVGAWESLSHRAEAVNGRLQEAWKPAFFQLVLHPIKASTTFFSIKIAQGKNAQYANQRRNSANDWAAEALRLFDEDHDLEEEFDTILNGKWAHLMRQPRYGFTSDWRPPYRDALISLSYVQLRQDSIPAVGQMGVSVEGTVGPLPGLFNEGSELAMPSRGVLQPGVTLPSMDPYGARTRWFEMYARGRSELEWSVQGDEEWVKLTPTKGRLTKGNWDNRVEVSIDWDRVPEGFNETTLIRANSTAGDYEEVHLPVLKLNVPAGFSGFVQGDGYVSMNAAHFTSNGEQDTVAYREVPYLSRSINGTGAVGLFPATANLSSFGPWLEYKFYWFTTDKDISATLYFTMALDTDPNQPMQFAVALDSAAPDNSVRLVAAPAQVGDLPKDWTDAVQNLVWKRTVQLGDISAGEHTVRYWASKPEILLEKIEIARSGSSRTSYLGLPESTLV